The Paeniglutamicibacter sulfureus genome includes a region encoding these proteins:
- the tal gene encoding transaldolase, whose product MSNANTQALSDAGVSIWLDDLSRERLTSGSLEALIKEKNVVGVTTNPSIFHAALSDGESYAAQVAELAAAGMDAEEAVFKITSDDVAAACDLFAPINAATNGVDGRVSIEVDPRLARKTAETIAEAKVLHEMVGRENVLVKIPGTVEGLEAIAETLAAGISVNVTLIFSLERYRAVINAFLIGLEAAKANGHDLSKLHSVASFFVSRVDTEIDARLNAIGTDEALALRGKAGVANARLAYQVYEETFTSERWNVLAAAGANAQRPLWASTGVKDPALPDTLYVTELCAPNTVNTMPEKTLEATADHAEISGNTVSGSYAEANAVLDALAALGVSYNDVVAKLEVEGLQKFEAAWNELLTDLDASLKNANVK is encoded by the coding sequence CGATCTGGCTCGATGACCTCTCCCGCGAACGCCTGACCTCCGGTTCGCTCGAGGCCCTGATCAAGGAAAAGAACGTCGTCGGGGTCACCACCAACCCCTCGATCTTCCACGCTGCCCTGTCCGACGGCGAGTCCTACGCGGCGCAGGTCGCCGAGCTGGCGGCAGCCGGCATGGACGCCGAGGAAGCCGTCTTCAAGATCACCAGCGACGACGTCGCCGCGGCCTGCGACCTGTTCGCACCGATCAATGCCGCCACCAACGGCGTCGACGGACGCGTTTCCATCGAGGTCGACCCGCGCCTGGCCCGCAAGACCGCCGAGACCATCGCCGAGGCCAAGGTCCTGCACGAGATGGTCGGCCGCGAGAACGTGCTGGTCAAGATCCCGGGAACCGTCGAGGGCCTGGAGGCCATCGCCGAGACCCTGGCGGCAGGCATCTCCGTGAACGTCACGCTGATCTTCTCGCTGGAGCGCTACCGCGCTGTCATCAACGCCTTCCTCATCGGCCTGGAGGCAGCCAAGGCCAACGGGCATGACCTGTCCAAGCTGCACTCGGTCGCTTCCTTCTTCGTCTCCCGCGTGGACACCGAGATCGATGCGCGCCTGAATGCCATCGGCACCGACGAAGCCCTGGCCCTGCGCGGCAAGGCCGGCGTCGCCAACGCCCGCCTGGCCTACCAGGTCTACGAGGAGACCTTCACCTCCGAGCGCTGGAACGTCCTGGCCGCGGCCGGCGCCAACGCCCAGCGCCCGCTGTGGGCCTCCACCGGCGTGAAGGACCCGGCCCTGCCGGACACCCTCTACGTCACCGAGCTGTGCGCCCCGAACACCGTCAACACCATGCCGGAAAAGACCCTCGAGGCCACCGCCGACCACGCAGAAATCAGCGGGAACACTGTGTCCGGCAGCTACGCCGAGGCCAACGCGGTGCTTGACGCGCTGGCGGCCCTGGGCGTGAGCTACAACGACGTCGTGGCCAAGCTCGAGGTCGAGGGCCTTCAGAAGTTCGAGGCCGCCTGGAACGAACTGCTGACCGACCTCGATGCCTCGCTCAAGAACGCGAACGTGAAATGA